A window from Candidatus Nitrosotenuis uzonensis encodes these proteins:
- the cobD gene encoding threonine-phosphate decarboxylase CobD, whose protein sequence is MKLARNAVKHKRVPHGGLYSIPNPHSTILDFSSNVNPLGCPPSVAKALRNAMNRIPIYPDPDSKALKEKIAKHLGIHQSRITVGNGATEIIYNFCRATLWKGKSTLIPAPTFGEYEAASKLCDARISFFKTMRLQDDVKEFVRKIPQGGIVFVCNPNNPTGELIPKEIMLQILRRAKRKQATIFIDECFAELTTSQESLVGHVSEFENLFVLRSLTKSFGLAGLRIGYGIGNKKIISVLENIKIPWNVSGIAQEAAALALKEKKFLARTQKLILTESEYLKNSISKIPGLSCYDSKTNFILIRTKMHSNLLQKKLLKKGILVRDCSTFRGLDSHYIRIAVRTHKENLMLVKALGS, encoded by the coding sequence TTTAGCTCGAATGTAAATCCACTTGGCTGCCCGCCGTCAGTTGCCAAAGCTCTAAGAAATGCCATGAACAGGATACCTATCTACCCCGATCCTGACTCAAAGGCATTAAAAGAAAAAATAGCAAAACATCTTGGAATACATCAGAGCAGAATAACTGTCGGAAACGGAGCCACCGAAATCATCTACAACTTTTGCCGTGCTACTCTGTGGAAAGGAAAATCTACTCTTATTCCAGCTCCGACTTTTGGTGAATACGAAGCAGCATCAAAACTGTGTGATGCAAGAATATCGTTTTTCAAAACCATGCGTCTACAGGATGACGTAAAAGAATTTGTCAGAAAAATACCTCAAGGGGGGATTGTATTTGTATGCAATCCTAACAACCCGACAGGAGAACTCATCCCAAAAGAGATTATGTTACAGATACTGCGCCGGGCAAAAAGAAAGCAAGCAACGATATTCATAGATGAGTGTTTTGCAGAGCTTACCACATCCCAAGAGTCGCTAGTAGGACATGTATCTGAATTTGAGAATCTCTTTGTTCTAAGATCGCTGACAAAATCATTTGGTCTTGCTGGACTTCGTATCGGCTACGGAATAGGAAACAAAAAGATTATCTCCGTACTAGAAAATATCAAAATCCCGTGGAATGTTAGCGGGATTGCACAAGAGGCTGCAGCGCTAGCGCTCAAAGAAAAAAAATTCCTTGCAAGGACGCAAAAGTTAATTCTTACAGAATCAGAATATTTGAAAAACTCTATCTCAAAGATTCCCGGGCTTTCTTGTTATGATTCCAAGACTAACTTTATTCTGATAAGGACAAAAATGCATTCTAATTTACTGCAAAAAAAGTTATTGAAGAAAGGAATTCTGGTGCGTGATTGTAGCACATTCAGGGGTCTTGATTCGCATTACATTCGCATCGCGGTAAGAACACACAAAGAAAACCTGATGCTAGTGAAAGCGTTAGGGAGTTAA